Proteins from a genomic interval of Novipirellula aureliae:
- a CDS encoding endonuclease/exonuclease/phosphatase family protein, with amino-acid sequence MFCTLYSSLLAGIVSLGLAIFWATPILSGEGEPLRVMSFNIRYGSAKDGDNHWDKRKHLVAKSIEEFAPDLLGTQETLAFQKTYLQQQIPRYTSIGVGRDTGGDEGEMTAIFYRTDRFEEVDMGHFWLSETPAIPGSMSWDTSLTRMCSWVKLRDRLQPSLRPVLFMNTHFDHRGPRARVESAKLVRQQAFQIGEGCDIVITGDFNSGVGSEPYRAMFEAESPATTPTDTFAVAGDSSAGEATFSGFRAGVTDGGRIDWIAVAGQWTIRSAGIDRTDYQGRTPSDHYPVTATIVRSGVPK; translated from the coding sequence ATGTTCTGTACTTTGTATTCTTCGCTTCTTGCCGGGATTGTCTCATTGGGTTTGGCGATCTTCTGGGCGACTCCTATCTTGTCCGGTGAAGGTGAGCCACTGCGGGTGATGAGCTTCAATATCCGCTACGGATCTGCGAAAGACGGAGATAACCATTGGGACAAGCGGAAACACCTCGTGGCGAAATCAATCGAGGAGTTCGCCCCTGATCTGCTCGGGACTCAGGAGACGCTCGCTTTCCAGAAAACCTATCTGCAGCAGCAAATTCCGAGATACACCAGCATTGGTGTGGGACGCGACACCGGAGGCGACGAAGGTGAGATGACCGCCATCTTCTATCGCACGGATCGATTTGAGGAGGTTGACATGGGCCATTTCTGGCTTAGCGAAACACCAGCGATTCCTGGTAGCATGTCGTGGGACACGAGTCTGACGCGGATGTGTTCTTGGGTCAAACTCCGTGATCGGCTTCAACCTTCGCTCCGTCCTGTCCTATTCATGAACACGCATTTCGATCATCGCGGTCCGCGGGCCCGCGTCGAGTCGGCGAAGTTGGTACGTCAACAAGCTTTCCAGATCGGCGAGGGTTGCGACATCGTCATCACTGGCGATTTTAATTCCGGTGTCGGTTCGGAACCCTATCGAGCGATGTTCGAAGCGGAATCGCCGGCAACCACGCCGACCGACACCTTTGCAGTCGCAGGCGATTCGAGTGCTGGCGAAGCGACATTCTCTGGCTTCCGGGCCGGGGTCACCGACGGCGGACGTATTGACTGGATCGCAGTAGCCGGCCAATGGACGATTCGGAGTGCCGGGATCGACCGAACGGACTATCAAGGCCGTACACCGTCGGATCACTACCCGGTAACCGCGACGATTGTTCGCAGCGGAGTTCCAAAGTGA
- a CDS encoding redoxin family protein encodes MKTYFATVTMFFITLYGSFALAGDYVYGTISGWGHLSDPDGDCTFTIGKNRLQMNLGEASHRLDVEKGQMNSPRVCQSMEGPFALEVTVDGDLYLPDVKTMSGKSFVSGGISVLKDEKNYVRLERASFCRRGSASHYVVFEMRHGGQDVRMAKFVDYPIDNEKPVQLRVEMNDGVIRGLVRDVDGSWNEMGTATLPNANAVSVGIHALNTSGTAVNVTFHDLKQQMEYVPVEAESSVGIELKSPESIASVAKGPDPEFIKLVNRIRELQQRSNTIDSMTSDERRKLMDDTRGLLTDADDPLKVRLVLAFVSSLSRQFEQLGEYDNAIVVFDLATETLQSVEDETVKRMTASLLNYRDRLQSKFDMIGKPIELDGETLSGAEFSWQEYTGKVVLVDFWATWCGPCIAEAPNVRRCYEAYRNRGFDVLGISLDTDHAKLESYLARNRVPWANLFQKDAGWKHPMAVKYGIHAIPTAILVGADGKVVSVNARGTKLQEQLERLLGPAEIDENWQSVIDSLDQRVQDDPENATLWEELANTQARAEQWNRSGHSYRKVYALRNNHAEKFLPLAAVLLLADEQDAYETLCKEFESGLDDSASARTLYLYARALGLDFNSTETTALGPAKRCVEMDPQKWHLHTLAAAHLQAGRWDDAVSWAKRSIEKGDWHAHVCNWLVLAIAYHEKGDKAQAKVWMDKSVAWFGDNERRLNLARNDGLPMVPHDWLSAKILYREANARLGSENE; translated from the coding sequence GTGAAAACTTACTTTGCAACAGTCACGATGTTTTTCATCACACTGTATGGAAGTTTCGCCTTAGCCGGGGATTACGTCTATGGCACCATTTCTGGCTGGGGGCATTTGTCCGACCCTGACGGTGATTGCACGTTCACAATCGGCAAGAATCGCCTGCAAATGAATCTGGGCGAAGCAAGCCATAGGCTTGATGTGGAAAAAGGTCAGATGAACTCGCCACGAGTTTGCCAGTCAATGGAAGGTCCATTCGCACTGGAAGTCACGGTCGATGGCGATCTGTATCTTCCTGATGTCAAAACGATGAGTGGCAAATCCTTCGTTTCAGGAGGAATCTCTGTTTTGAAAGACGAAAAGAATTATGTGCGGCTCGAACGCGCGAGTTTTTGTAGGCGTGGTTCAGCATCGCACTACGTCGTATTTGAGATGCGGCATGGCGGCCAGGACGTTCGGATGGCAAAATTCGTGGACTATCCAATCGACAATGAAAAGCCGGTCCAACTACGTGTTGAGATGAATGACGGCGTGATCCGTGGACTTGTCCGTGATGTCGATGGATCGTGGAATGAAATGGGAACCGCAACGCTGCCCAACGCTAACGCCGTGTCGGTTGGAATTCATGCATTGAACACGTCCGGGACGGCGGTGAACGTCACGTTTCATGATTTGAAACAACAAATGGAATACGTGCCGGTTGAAGCGGAATCCAGTGTCGGAATTGAACTGAAATCGCCCGAGAGTATTGCATCCGTTGCGAAGGGACCCGACCCGGAGTTCATCAAACTGGTCAATCGCATTCGAGAGCTACAGCAGCGATCAAACACAATCGATTCCATGACATCGGACGAGCGGCGGAAACTCATGGACGATACTCGTGGGTTGCTCACCGATGCCGATGATCCATTGAAAGTGCGTTTAGTGCTCGCCTTTGTCTCAAGTCTGAGTCGCCAATTCGAACAGCTCGGTGAATACGATAACGCGATCGTCGTCTTCGATCTCGCAACTGAGACGCTGCAGTCTGTTGAGGACGAAACGGTGAAACGGATGACGGCCTCGCTTCTAAACTACCGTGACCGATTGCAGAGTAAGTTCGACATGATCGGCAAGCCGATCGAACTCGATGGCGAAACGCTTTCGGGCGCAGAGTTTAGCTGGCAAGAGTACACGGGCAAGGTCGTGCTCGTGGACTTTTGGGCAACCTGGTGCGGCCCTTGCATCGCAGAAGCCCCGAACGTCCGGCGTTGCTACGAAGCGTATCGAAACCGTGGCTTTGATGTTCTCGGGATCAGTCTCGATACCGATCACGCAAAACTTGAATCCTATCTGGCAAGGAATAGGGTTCCCTGGGCGAATCTGTTTCAAAAAGATGCAGGATGGAAACACCCGATGGCCGTGAAGTATGGAATTCATGCAATCCCTACAGCGATCCTGGTTGGCGCTGACGGGAAGGTCGTCTCGGTGAACGCTCGAGGAACCAAGCTTCAAGAACAACTTGAACGACTCTTGGGGCCTGCCGAGATAGACGAAAATTGGCAGAGTGTCATCGATTCGCTCGATCAACGAGTTCAAGACGACCCAGAGAATGCGACACTTTGGGAGGAACTGGCCAACACTCAGGCGAGAGCTGAACAGTGGAACAGAAGCGGTCATAGCTACCGAAAAGTTTATGCTCTCAGAAATAATCACGCCGAAAAATTCTTGCCCTTGGCGGCGGTGCTGCTACTGGCGGACGAGCAGGATGCTTACGAGACACTCTGTAAGGAATTTGAGTCCGGACTCGACGATTCTGCTTCGGCCAGGACGCTATATTTGTATGCGCGGGCGCTCGGATTGGATTTCAATTCAACCGAAACCACAGCTCTCGGTCCGGCGAAACGTTGCGTTGAAATGGACCCACAAAAGTGGCATCTGCATACGCTTGCGGCGGCGCACCTACAGGCCGGCCGCTGGGACGATGCGGTTTCATGGGCGAAACGATCCATCGAAAAAGGGGATTGGCATGCGCACGTTTGCAACTGGTTGGTGCTTGCGATCGCATACCACGAAAAGGGCGATAAGGCCCAGGCCAAAGTGTGGATGGACAAGAGTGTTGCTTGGTTCGGTGATAACGAACGTCGACTGAATCTCGCACGCAACGACGGTTTGCCGATGGTGCCCCATGACTGGCTGTCGGCCAAGATTCTTTATCGCGAGGCGAATGCCCGGCTTGGAAGCGAAAACGAATGA
- a CDS encoding transposase: MPRPKRADEKDAIYHALNRGNGRSTIFKKDADYEAFENILAEGLTRSSCRILSYQLMPNHWHFVLQPTVDGGMSDFLRWVSLTHTMRYHAHYKTAGEGHVYQGRFKSFPVQDDDHFLVLCRYVERNAKRVKLVKDAEDWRWGSLYRWSRSSEPLPRLLTPWPIPREANWIRRVNEPLDEKEIDSIRWSIRRGSPLGEPGWVESIARRLDLESTLRPRGRPKKKLPNESRLPRNES, from the coding sequence ATGCCCCGGCCTAAACGTGCTGACGAGAAAGATGCGATTTACCATGCCTTGAATCGAGGCAATGGCCGGTCGACGATTTTTAAGAAGGATGCAGATTACGAGGCTTTTGAAAACATCCTCGCCGAAGGTCTGACGCGGTCCTCCTGTCGCATTCTTTCCTATCAACTAATGCCCAATCATTGGCACTTTGTACTTCAACCCACTGTAGATGGCGGAATGAGCGACTTCTTGCGTTGGGTTAGCCTGACGCATACGATGCGTTATCATGCCCATTACAAAACCGCAGGGGAGGGACATGTTTATCAAGGCCGATTCAAAAGTTTTCCGGTTCAGGATGACGATCACTTCCTGGTTTTGTGCCGATACGTTGAGCGTAACGCGAAACGCGTCAAACTAGTGAAGGATGCCGAAGATTGGCGTTGGGGTTCGTTGTATCGCTGGAGTCGATCAAGTGAACCGTTGCCTCGATTGTTAACTCCGTGGCCGATTCCACGCGAAGCGAATTGGATTCGACGGGTCAATGAGCCTCTTGATGAAAAAGAAATCGATTCAATCCGTTGGTCGATCCGGCGCGGTAGTCCGCTTGGGGAACCAGGATGGGTGGAGTCAATCGCACGTCGCTTGGACCTTGAATCAACCTTACGCCCTCGGGGACGCCCGAAGAAAAAGCTACCAAACGAGTCTCGATTGCCAAGAAATGAATCCTGA